Genomic segment of Vulpes vulpes isolate BD-2025 chromosome 16, VulVul3, whole genome shotgun sequence:
tgtaACTCAACAGGAAAGACACAAACAGTCCAGTCATGAAATGGCAAAAGAcgtgaagagaaatctcacagaggaagacatagacatggccaacaagcacatgagaaaatgctctgcatcatttgccatcagggaaatacaaatcaaaaccacaatgagataccacctcacaccagtgagaatggggaaaattaacaagacagggaacaacaaatgttggagaggatgtggagaaaggggaaccctcttgcactattggtgggaatgtaaactggtgaagcccctctggaaaactgtgtggaggttccttaacaagttaaaaatagagctagcctatgacccagcaattgcactactcggttttaccccaaagattcaggtGCAGTGAAAGAGTGACACCCCTGCGCcacagtgttcacagcagcaatgtccacaatagccaaactgtggaaggagtcttggtgtccatcgaaagatgatggataaagatgtggtgtatatatttaatggaatattactcagccattagaaacacaaatccccaccatttgcttcaatgtaggTAGAAttgtagggtattatgctgagtgcagaaagtcaatcagagaaggacaatcattatatggtttcattcatacggggaatataagataTAGTGAATAGGATtcgaggagaaaggaaaggaaatgagtgggaaatatcagtgagggtgacagaacattagggtctcctaactgtgggaaacaaacaaggggtagtggaaggggagttgtTCGGGGAGGACAGGGTGTCTctgtgacggacactgaggggggcacttgataggctGAGCACTGGTTaatatgctacatgttggcatatcaaactccaataaaaaataaagatgtaaaaaattaaaaataaataaaaaatacaaatgatagatgtgttaactaaccCTTTCATGGTAATCATGTCACAAtgaacaaatgtataaaattaacACATCATACCCTTCAAACTTAAtcaatgttatgtgtcaattatatgtcagtaaagctgagaaaaatatgaatacaGTAGACAAGGGTGTTACTCCCTGTGACATAGCTTCACATATGCCAACGTGCTCCTTTACTAAAAGCTGCTTTAACTGGGTTAAATAAACACAGTATGCACAGTCAAAAATTTGAATTATCCTtaacttttccttccattttttacCACACTCTGTTCTAATTCTTTTCCTATAGTAAGTTCCAAACAAATTGCATCCCGGGTGTGATTTAGTCCTGCATTGGTGATTAGTAATATTGattatataaattcattattgtatattttatgtaaatgcatgttttccattttatttagaatCATAACGTTTATTTAATATTAAGTAGTTATTATGTCATATCTATTTGTAGGAGTAATGATAATCTTAACTCCATCTTGCATCTGCAGTCTTGCTTATGACAGAGCAATGAGCTCCCTTAGGCTATGTGATCCAGGTTAGTGGATGCCTAACCAGAATGCAGGAAGGCTTGGTCTGAGCTGCCTTAAATTAGCATGCAAGAAGGCACTACTTGAGATAAAGGCCAAGATGAAAAATAAGATGGGCAAAAGggaaactgaaattaaatattgctatttgcaatgaGGACTAAATTAGTTAAtcaatgttatatttttttcaatgtgaGTGTGATATGTGCATTGTAACAGTTATTATTTAACTTAGAGTTATGAAATGGCCTTGCTTCTTGATGCCTCAACGTTACCCTAaggataaacaacaacaaaaagggtATATTTCCAgaagattaaatataaattagattgagatttttatttttgtagaaagaTTTCGCAGTtggtttttttaggattttatttatttattcatgagagacacagagagaaagagacacaggcagagggagaagcaggctccatacagggaacccaacatgggacttgatcccgggcctccaggttcacaccctgtgctgaaggtggcactaaaccactgagccagccaactgggctgcccagttgtttttattacttatgaAATTTTAAGAGTTTGTGATTAATGAAAGTAATTATTTTGTAGAAGTTAACATTATAGGTCTTTTGTGGGATATAAAGATGAACACAACCATTCTCAAGGGAGAGTCACAATAGAGAAGAGCTAAAAGGCTACTGAGAAATGCAAGGATGGCTTTCAGAAATCCCTCATGGTCTATAAATATAGCACAGATCTGGCCTGGACTTGGCCTTGTTCCCAGGAGATCAATGAACAACTTTCTTTTGAGGTCAAAACAAGCAGACTTGAAAATTTGAGCTAAAAGTGCAAGTGGAGGGAAGCCAATCTAGTTTAAGAATCTGCATTCTTAACACAATGATGTTATATCCCTCTCAGTCCTCTATTTACTGTTTTCATAAGTTTTTAGATTGACATTATTGAAGAGGACTATGatattatttccacattttttcaggtttcttacattccatttttatttcctgagcTGTTTTCTCTGAGCCATCATAACATAGAGATAAAGCAAATCAAATTTGATTATAGTGAACTTCGCTGGGGTCTGGCAGAGAAATGATGATTTGCATTCTATTCTTCACAGCACAAATTTGACAATGTAAAATGTAAGGGAGGACTGTcataaactcaaaaataaaaaactacagcATAATATATCCAGCACTGCTGGGAATTAGCTGAATAGGTTAGTAGAAATGGCacacattttactatatttttctgGAATATCCTCATGGATTAGTATTCTCATGTCAAAGATAAGTGTGAGGCAGAATTACAAGAGAATCAAATATCTTTTCACAAAgctaataatgaagaaataatattcaaatgGAAAACCTAGGTGACAGAGCTGCTAAGATCTGAGGCAAGTAGTTACATTCTCAATTTGTACTTcagtgaagaatttaaaatagataaattttgtatgtctttttaagctcaaaaataaaaatgtttctatatacACATTCCGAGCAAGTCATAGAAGATGTCAAACATTAATGATTTCAAAGGAATTACAAGCCAAGCCAAGAAGTAAGTTAATTCATGTTCTCTGTTATTTGATCATATAGTAAGTACATATGTAATACTACATGATATATAGGGAATGTTCTAATATAATCTGGATAAgtatacaaaatattaatatacagataaaattactaattaatttaaaattagtaaTTAATAACTTGCTTTATTTgctaagaaaattattaattggTTTCTCGTATCATAAAACCTCAGATGATTGTTACTTTAGTCTTCTAAGTTTCACTTTTACCTCGTGATGGAATTAAgatcattcatttctgttttttaggtGGGGgtatcttttaataaatacatgacagaaaagaaagaaaggtgcatatttttcataatttttctacaAAAATACAATGAAGTACATAAATTGGATAAAGCAAGAAGTACTGATTTTACCATCTTTAAGGATGTGAGTAATTGCATGAAAATTTCTAAACATCAACTGCTATATTTCAGATAAGACAACCAATAAATAAGACAGAACATGCAAATATGTATTACAATCAAATGCAAACAAGACAgacaaaagaaattaagatgaGCATggattatagaatatattttacaatTGTATCAATGGTGGTGATATTGATAATCATGAATTATACATTCCATCTCCTCCCTTTAATACTCTTGCCacctaaatatctttaaaagaagaaaaggagagagagaaagaaatgaaccaCACAGTGATCACCGAGTTTGTCCTGCTAGGCCTTTCTGATGATCCTGACCTTCAGATTGtgattttcctcttcttattccTCACATACTTACTCAGTGTCACTGGAAACCTGACTATCATCACCCTAACCTTGGTGGACTCTCATCTACAGACGCCAATGTATTTCTTCCTCCGAAACTTCTCTTTCTTAGAAATCTTATTTACAACTGTATGTATTCCTAGATTTCTGGGGGCAATTATCACCAGGGATAAGACTATTTCCTATAACAACTGTGCAGCCcagctgtttttctttattttcatgggGGTGACGGAATTTTACATTCTCACTGCCATGTCTTATGACCGCTATGTTGCCATCTGCAAGCCCCTTCATTACACCACCATCATGAACAGGAAGGTCTGcaccctacttgtgctctgtGCATGGCTCGGTGGGTTCCTGACCATTTTCCCACCCCTTATGCTTCTACTCAAGCTGGATTACTGTGCTTCCAATGTCATTGACCACTTTGCATGTGACTATTTTCCCCTTTTACAACTGTCTTGTTCAGATACGTGGCTCCTAGAGGTAATTGGTTTCTACTTTGCTTTAGTTGCCTTGCTATTCACTTTGGCCTTggtgattttatcttatttgtataTAATCAGAACTATTTTGAGAATCCCATCTGCCAGTCAGAGAAAAAAGGCTTTCTCCACGTGTTCTTCTCATATGATTGTCATTTCCATCTCTTATGGGAGCTGTATATTTATGTATGCTAATCCTTCTGCAAAAGAAAGGGCATCATTGACCAAAGGAGTAGCTATTCTCAATACTTCTGTTGCCCCCATGCTGAACCCCTTCATTTACACTCTGAGAAACCAGCAAGTAAAACAAGCTTTCAAAGATGTGGTCCATAAAGTAGCATTTTCTTCAAGTAAATGAAAcatttcttctggaaaaaaaaaagacactctaaAGAGTAACTAGGTAAAATCTTGACATTCCTAAATATCTAAATTGGTATGCTTCTTCTTCTAGTCTCTTATATGCcactttataattatttaataggtgcccacccatttcttctactTCCATATCCGTGTTTCTCCAATACATGTTTATTGACATATTGTAAAGTATGGAAAGCTTTATTTCTCCTACAAAGttttatggaaatgaaatgtatttctataaGGCATACTGTATAGcacaatgtaaaaaatagtgttaattttgttaataaaagTCTTTAATGTCCCTTATAGTTTCAAAATTCATGTGTGATTCCTTGTGAATTTTCCAGATGTTTTTGGTgatctcttaaaatttaaaaaatctatactcCCTATACTATTGTATATTAAATTCAGTCCTTAGAAATCCTAAGTCATTGTGAATTACACTTTAAGTACAGAGCATAATATATTTTGCGAAATTTAGTGCATATTACGAGGTAAATATCAATCATGATATTgagtactatttttttaaattaatttttattggtgttcaatttaccaacatacagaaaaacacccagtgctcatcccgtcaagtgtccacctcagtgcccgtcacccattcccctccaacacccgccctcctccccttccaccacccctagttcgtttccccgagttaggagtctttatgagTACTATTtatagaatttctatttctctctaatttttgaaaagatattgATATCTGTTAAAGATTTGAAACAAATGCAATAAAACTAAAACACCTGTCACTTTTCTAATTTTTGAGCCCCTGTATGACAGTTATTTTGAGTAATTTGGCAGATGTATCTATATTTCTCTAGAGTCTGCTAatgaagattttgtttctttggaccattttcctctgcttcttcacATTCTTTGTATCTTTATGTTGATATGTATGCATTTGAAAAAACAACCTTGACTCATAGTCTTGTAAAACTGGATTTGTGCAGAGGAACACTATCACCTCTGAGTCCAGCTTCAGTCCACAAAATTCTGGGGACCTCTTAAACCTTTTGCAGGAATATATCTTCTCAGACTTCCATGTGGATATTCCCAATTACAAGATTTTGCCTTCTTTTGGTTTCTCTGATGGAGTTTGTAATCTCTTGCTTGTTCTTTGTCTGTCTGTGTTAACTCATGTCCTTGAAGTAACAGCTCAccatccagattttttttctcatcagccCACAGTCACCTAGAGTTTGTCAGTTGCCCTAAGTGAACAaacaaatgtgtttattttctcttccctattcCTTCTGCAATGCTTTTTCTTACTCTATGCAGATATGACTTTGTGAACTGTACtattttgcttctctttaaagcatttcttttcacatttccttCAAACCTGGGATACTGACAACACATAcacttaatttctgttttgtctAAAGAATTCTTTacttcttctgttttgttttttgttttttttttgtttttatttccaaccCTCTGTTTatctttcccttctgtttttgCATTCTGTCTACTTTCTCCACTAGAGCCCTTATCATATTAATCATAATTGTTTCAAATGTCCAGTCTCATCATTTTCACACCTCTGTcatgtctggctctctgcctCTTCAAAGAgagtgtttttttccctttgttatgCCCATACAGTTTTCTTGACACCCACATGTGATGTCCTGGGTAAAAAGAACCACAGCAAGTAGACCTTTGGAAATGTGGTAGTCAGGCATGGGGGGAGGTGAAGCATTCTCTAGTCCTAAGGTCAGCGCTCAGTGTCTTAGTGAGCTTGGGCCTCTGAGAGGTGAACTTCATAAGTGTCTCTCAGTTTTTTCTCTCCACTTAAGCAGAACAGGAAGGTTAGTGTGGGCTGGAGTCAGGTATTTTCCTTCTCCCACATGGAAGCTAGAAGATtctggagttgggtatttcctTGTCCAGGGTCAGCTCAGCTCTGATAGTGTCCCAACAGGTTAGGCTCTGGTCAGCTAGGTTTCTGTGAGGGCTGGATCTCTTAAGAATACAGCACTCTCATGTATTTCAAAATGgtccttttttccctcccctgACAGAAGCATGAGGTGATTTTTCTCTGACACTCCACCTCTGAATCTCGTTGAGCTCTTAGAAGCAAATCTCATGATGTGGACTCCCTGAGTTTCCCCACTTAGCTTCAAAAACCATAAATTTTACTTCAGGTTTTCTTCCTCTGGCACCAGACCTTAGGGCATTTTCTGCTTATGCGCCTCTGCTCCCTTAAACCTTCACTTTTTGTACTTAGGTGTCTGATTTTCAATCATGAGGGCAGTGATTTGTCTGCTCAAAGGATCCAAAAAGAGTTGATTTTTAggctgtttatctttttttttattggtagaCCCAAGTGGTGACTTGTGACTTCTTACATGCAGAACTGGAAACTGAAGGTGTCACATGTCTCATaacacattatttttctgttttacctcacatttttttccttttttataaattattttttattggtgttcaatttgccaacatatagaatgacacccagtgctcatccagtcaagtgccccactcagtgcccatcacattTCTATATGTCCTTTGCATGGGTATTCATCTATCTCAAGAAACTCCTTCTTATGGAGACAGAGGGCTTCactattatgttttctttaattatttttaaaaaatggcaaattcACTGATAATccttattagaaaagaagaaaggcctTTGACAATTTTCCAAACTTGCAACATGTCTAAATAGCTACATTTGAATTTGAACCTATCTGATTTGGATCTAagactctattttaaaaaattccttattgggaatgtgaaatggtgcagccactctggaaaactgtgtggaggttcctcaaagagttaaaaatagacctgccctacgacccagcaattgcactgctggggatttaccccaaagatacagatgcaatgaaacgccaggacacctgcaccccaatgtttctagcagcaatgtctacaatagccaaactgtggaaggagcctcggtgtccatcgaaagatgaatggataaagaagatgtggtttatgtatacaatggaatattactcagccattagaaatgacaaatacccaccatttgcttcaacgtggatggaactggagggtattatgctgagtgaagtaagtcaatcggagaaggacaaacgtaatatgttctcattcatttggggaatataaataatagtgaaagggaatagaagggaagggagaagaagtgtgtgggaaatatcagaaagggagacagaacataaagactcctaactcaaaaaaaaaaaaaaaaaagactcctaactctgggaaacgaactaggggtggtggaaggggaggagggcggggggtgggggtgaatgggtgacgggcactgaggggggcacttgactggatgagcactgggtgttattctgtatgttggcaaattgaacaccaataaaaaacaaatctattattaaaaaaatagaataaaattgtaatgaaaaagaaaaaaaattccttatgaTATACTACATTCcactgatattcttttttttttaattaatttttattggtgttcaatttaccaacatacagaaaaacacccagtgctcatcccgtcaagtgtccacctcagtgcccgtcacccattcccctccaacacccgccctcctccccttccaccacccctagttcgtttccccgagttaggagtctttatgttctgtctcccttcctgatatttcccaacatttcttctcccttcctttatattccctttcaccattattcatattccccaaatgaatgagaacatacactgtttgtccctctccgattgacttatttcactcagcataataccctccagttccatccacgttgaagcaaatggtgggtatttgtcgtttctaattgctgagtaatattccattgtatacataaaccacatcttttttatccattcatctttattcttatatattataGGTACTTacatattaaactaaaaatatcttttaagccCCAAAGTAACAAAattttgtatacttgaaactttAATAGAAATGAAAGATACCTGTTAAAGTAGCTCTTTTCATAGATACACTGACTATACTGATTAGCTGTGATATGTACAATTAGATCAATAtcaaacaattttattaaatccTATGGTTGAATCAGAATAACTTAGAATATTTAACAAGCAAAGAGTCACTATTTTTGGACAACTTTTGATGAACATGTAATccaagagaaaaattagaaaatgttgaATGCATGAGACTGAGGATGAGTATGagcctgggtgttattctgtatgttggtaaattgaacaccaataaaaaataaatttttaataaataataatttttaaataaatgaatatttttaatgaacaaatatttaataaataaatatttttaataaataataatttaaaaaaatttttattaaaaaaaagaaatcaacctctggagcacctgggtggctcggtccattaagtgtctgcctttggctcaggtcatgatccctgggtcctgggatcaagtcccacacaggactccctgctctgtggggaacctgcttctccctctcccactcccgctgcttgtgcttgagctctgcctctctgtcaaataaataaaatcttttaaaaaaagaaaaaaaaaagaaaatgttgaatg
This window contains:
- the LOC112912550 gene encoding olfactory receptor 6C3, producing the protein MNHTVITEFVLLGLSDDPDLQIVIFLFLFLTYLLSVTGNLTIITLTLVDSHLQTPMYFFLRNFSFLEILFTTVCIPRFLGAIITRDKTISYNNCAAQLFFFIFMGVTEFYILTAMSYDRYVAICKPLHYTTIMNRKVCTLLVLCAWLGGFLTIFPPLMLLLKLDYCASNVIDHFACDYFPLLQLSCSDTWLLEVIGFYFALVALLFTLALVILSYLYIIRTILRIPSASQRKKAFSTCSSHMIVISISYGSCIFMYANPSAKERASLTKGVAILNTSVAPMLNPFIYTLRNQQVKQAFKDVVHKVAFSSSK